A window from Planococcus maritimus encodes these proteins:
- a CDS encoding flippase — MKNGMWLYLLQLFNTLLPLLTIPYLTRILGASVYGSFSFSLNIIGYFQVIVEYGFNLTGSRKIATAKNKEEIEKIYSAITTSKIILCIITFVLMIIISSIFNINQTQFISMIILYILVIGTSLQQTWLFQGIQDMKYITIINVIARTFSLIFIFLFVKNPNDLYVYCAVYSITFLINGIISTIIIAKKLKIKYKIPNFFEVKNEFNEGWHIFTTSAMSRIFSTFSITILGFISTDSDVGIFAAMQKIPLIIVMLFAPIGVVIYPYVSKIYDESFDKGIKVVERIGKITLPFATLIAIVLIFYSKEVTNLVFGTEYVTYALLLIPLSSWMIMSILNNFLGIQIVVASGHQKEYSTAFKYSLIALVLFNIIFGLLWGVYGVAVANFIAELTLTIILVFIIKKIRINNSLKL, encoded by the coding sequence ATGAAAAATGGAATGTGGCTCTATCTGTTGCAGCTATTTAATACATTATTACCTTTACTGACTATACCTTACTTAACTAGAATTTTAGGGGCAAGTGTATATGGCAGTTTTTCTTTTTCGTTAAATATCATAGGATATTTTCAAGTTATTGTTGAGTATGGATTTAATCTTACTGGATCTAGAAAAATAGCTACTGCTAAAAACAAGGAAGAGATAGAAAAAATTTATAGTGCGATAACAACCAGCAAAATCATACTTTGTATTATTACTTTTGTGCTTATGATTATTATTTCGTCTATATTTAACATAAACCAAACTCAGTTTATTAGTATGATAATTTTATATATTCTAGTGATAGGTACTTCATTGCAACAAACTTGGCTATTCCAAGGAATACAAGATATGAAATACATTACTATTATTAATGTGATTGCAAGAACTTTCTCATTAATCTTCATATTCCTATTCGTTAAAAATCCAAACGATTTATATGTATATTGTGCAGTATATTCTATAACTTTTTTAATTAATGGAATAATAAGTACTATAATAATTGCAAAAAAACTCAAAATAAAATATAAAATACCAAATTTTTTTGAAGTGAAAAATGAATTCAATGAAGGTTGGCATATATTCACAACTTCTGCTATGTCACGGATCTTTAGTACTTTTAGTATTACTATACTAGGTTTTATTAGCACCGATAGTGATGTAGGGATTTTCGCTGCAATGCAAAAAATACCTTTAATTATAGTTATGTTATTTGCGCCAATTGGTGTTGTTATATATCCATATGTAAGTAAAATATATGATGAATCTTTTGACAAAGGCATTAAAGTAGTAGAAAGAATTGGTAAAATCACACTTCCATTTGCAACTTTAATTGCTATAGTTTTGATTTTTTATTCTAAAGAAGTGACAAATTTAGTTTTCGGTACCGAATATGTGACATACGCTTTATTATTAATACCTTTAAGTAGTTGGATGATCATGAGTATACTTAATAACTTTCTTGGAATCCAAATAGTAGTAGCAAGTGGACATCAAAAAGAATATAGCACGGCGTTTAAATATAGTCTTATTGCTTTAGTTTTATTCAATATTATTTTTGGGCTTTTATGGGGGGTGTATGGAGTCGCCGTAGCCAACTTTATAGCCGAATTGACATTAACAATTATTCTGGTATTTATAATAAAAAAAATAAGGATAAATAATTCATTAAAACTTTAA
- a CDS encoding EpsG family protein has product MIIAYLVALILVMPILVIHELMMKSKNSKRKEYTMVMIYTVIIFLVITGLRDTATISIEHYRQSDELTYRRTFDMLIGTRFSLLNVNSFEWLRYVLDWTLANVFKSSQIWVFTYAFITNFLYVYAIRKYVKPFWVGIFLYITVGVFIFQMNGTTTVLASAILLQSFRFAIERKFWKYLFVVFIASGIHFSAWVMLPLYFVLTKKFFTKGTPIWIMISILFMFGFNSIANFILPKTPYAHYLYQINGEEIQGVNVLRIITFVTVYFFILTFTKKIKNFSSTDRYFTNMIIILLTINIASGVYVYIYRFNEIFIFALIYMLPRIIYSFRSSIRYFLLLVFLLAFFIFGIQQSWNILYENILFK; this is encoded by the coding sequence ATGATAATAGCCTATTTAGTAGCTTTAATATTAGTTATGCCAATATTAGTAATTCACGAATTAATGATGAAAAGTAAGAACTCTAAACGTAAAGAATACACTATGGTGATGATTTATACAGTAATAATTTTTTTAGTTATTACTGGGTTAAGAGATACTGCTACTATATCTATCGAACACTATCGACAGAGTGATGAATTAACTTATAGAAGAACATTTGACATGTTGATAGGCACTCGCTTTTCTTTGTTAAATGTAAATTCGTTCGAGTGGTTGCGATACGTTCTAGATTGGACTTTAGCAAACGTTTTTAAAAGTTCTCAAATTTGGGTTTTTACTTATGCTTTTATAACAAATTTTTTATATGTATATGCAATAAGGAAGTATGTGAAACCTTTTTGGGTGGGGATTTTCTTATATATAACAGTTGGAGTTTTTATTTTTCAAATGAATGGAACAACTACTGTTTTAGCAAGCGCTATATTACTTCAAAGTTTCCGATTTGCGATAGAAAGAAAATTTTGGAAATATCTATTTGTAGTGTTTATTGCAAGTGGTATACATTTCAGCGCATGGGTGATGTTACCTCTATATTTTGTATTAACAAAAAAATTTTTTACTAAAGGTACTCCAATATGGATAATGATTTCTATATTATTTATGTTTGGATTTAATAGCATAGCAAACTTTATTCTTCCTAAAACGCCTTACGCACATTATTTATATCAAATTAATGGCGAAGAAATACAAGGTGTAAATGTTCTGCGAATAATAACTTTTGTTACTGTTTATTTTTTTATTTTAACTTTCACAAAAAAAATAAAAAACTTCTCCAGCACAGATCGATATTTCACCAACATGATTATTATTTTGTTAACAATCAATATTGCTTCTGGAGTTTACGTATATATTTATAGGTTTAACGAAATTTTTATATTTGCTTTAATTTATATGTTGCCTCGAATAATTTATTCTTTTAGGAGTAGCATTAGGTATTTTTTACTTCTAGTATTTCTTCTAGCATTTTTTATCTTTGGAATTCAGCAAAGTTGGAATATTTTATATGAAAATATTCTTTTTAAGTAA
- a CDS encoding ATP-grasp fold amidoligase family protein, with amino-acid sequence MNYKKLIPNQNLRLQILKLIDFIPDKMMINLQYRISQNRKLNLKNPHRFTEKLQWYKLYHRDPLMVQCSDKYKVREYITSKGFENILVPLYGVYDRAEDIDFKNLPDKFVLKTNNGSHTNIICEDKSQLDIDLTKITLNEWLNTWNGKMGREWAYHDIKPKIICEKFLEKDTNGDLIDYKFFCFNGKPFSLYVIVERFLADGIKLGIFDTKFNKLPYKRADIKGITSNISKPKNFDKMVEIAEVLSKDFPHVRVDLYNVDGEIYFGELTFYTAGGYQKYQNDEFDFLLGEQFILPK; translated from the coding sequence GTGAACTACAAAAAGCTAATTCCTAATCAAAATTTAAGATTACAAATTTTAAAGTTGATTGATTTTATACCTGATAAGATGATGATTAATCTCCAATACAGAATATCGCAAAATCGAAAGCTCAACCTAAAAAATCCTCATAGATTTACAGAAAAACTACAATGGTATAAGTTATATCATAGAGATCCACTTATGGTTCAGTGTTCTGATAAATATAAAGTTCGTGAATATATTACTTCAAAAGGTTTTGAGAATATCTTAGTCCCACTATATGGTGTTTATGATCGAGCCGAAGATATAGATTTTAAAAATTTACCTGATAAATTTGTTTTAAAAACTAATAATGGGAGTCACACCAATATAATATGTGAAGACAAATCACAACTAGATATTGACTTAACTAAAATAACTCTTAATGAATGGTTAAATACTTGGAACGGTAAGATGGGAAGAGAATGGGCATATCACGACATAAAACCAAAAATAATCTGTGAAAAGTTTTTAGAAAAAGATACTAATGGAGATTTAATTGATTATAAGTTTTTTTGTTTTAATGGAAAACCATTTTCATTGTATGTGATAGTGGAAAGGTTTTTAGCTGATGGAATAAAATTGGGTATTTTCGATACTAAATTCAACAAACTTCCATATAAAAGAGCAGATATAAAAGGCATAACTTCTAATATTTCGAAACCTAAGAATTTTGATAAAATGGTTGAAATTGCAGAAGTATTATCAAAAGACTTTCCACATGTAAGAGTTGATTTATACAATGTAGATGGAGAAATTTATTTTGGAGAACTTACTTTTTATACAGCTGGTGGCTATCAGAAGTACCAAAATGATGAATTTGATTTTTTGTTAGGCGAACAATTTATATTGCCTAAGTAA
- a CDS encoding glycosyltransferase: protein MRLKFILVHVGPIHKYPPAMAVLQTLSDFGYEVVLCTTDITEEVKNICDVRKIKVINIKANFETPKNQLDKLSKLIKLKKEIWKEIDLIYDESSVLWVFSDATLKHLGRKLLERKYVLHMFELSKEVYYHHKIPIISVNMKKYAQSALCVIQAEYNRSHISKIWWDLEKLPVVFPNKPYQKKEIRKYSSITDKTANLTIEKIKGRKIILYQGNLGGERPLENLIKAVDRLGNEYAFVVMSGSEDIYEHINSDNYFFIPYVSAPLHLEITSHAFIGVMSYVPVKNGYSKLNALYCAPNKIYEYSMFGIPMIGNDIPGLSNIFRSTNSGVCVEKFDEDSIVDAIAKIENEYTDMSFNSKKFYNDTNVNNRIKKIINEIVDS from the coding sequence ATGAGATTGAAATTTATTTTAGTACATGTCGGTCCGATTCATAAATATCCACCTGCGATGGCGGTATTACAAACTTTAAGTGATTTTGGGTATGAAGTCGTATTATGTACAACCGATATCACTGAAGAAGTTAAAAATATTTGTGATGTGAGAAAAATTAAAGTGATAAATATTAAAGCGAATTTTGAAACCCCTAAAAATCAATTAGATAAATTATCAAAACTTATCAAATTAAAAAAAGAAATATGGAAAGAAATTGATTTGATATATGATGAATCTTCTGTTTTATGGGTGTTTTCAGACGCTACATTAAAACATTTAGGCAGAAAATTATTAGAAAGAAAATATGTGCTACATATGTTTGAGTTGAGTAAAGAAGTATACTATCATCATAAAATTCCTATTATTTCAGTTAATATGAAAAAGTATGCTCAAAGTGCTTTGTGTGTTATTCAAGCAGAATACAATAGAAGTCATATTTCTAAGATTTGGTGGGACTTAGAAAAATTGCCCGTGGTATTTCCCAATAAACCATATCAAAAAAAAGAAATACGAAAATATTCATCAATTACTGACAAGACCGCAAACTTGACAATAGAGAAAATAAAAGGAAGAAAAATAATATTATATCAAGGGAATTTAGGTGGAGAGCGCCCATTAGAAAACTTAATAAAAGCTGTTGATCGACTAGGAAATGAATATGCTTTTGTAGTTATGTCAGGCAGCGAAGATATCTATGAGCATATCAATAGCGATAACTATTTCTTTATACCATATGTTTCTGCCCCACTGCACTTAGAAATAACTAGTCATGCATTTATAGGTGTTATGTCATACGTGCCGGTGAAAAATGGTTACTCCAAATTGAATGCTCTATACTGTGCGCCGAATAAAATTTATGAATATTCTATGTTTGGCATACCCATGATAGGCAATGATATTCCTGGTCTTTCAAATATTTTTAGATCAACTAACAGCGGAGTTTGTGTAGAAAAATTTGATGAAGACTCTATTGTTGATGCTATAGCAAAAATAGAAAATGAATATACTGATATGTCATTTAATTCGAAAAAATTTTACAACGATACGAATGTAAATAATCGAATAAAAAAAATAATTAATGAAATTGTTGATTCTTAA
- a CDS encoding glycosyltransferase family 2 protein — protein MSGEILVTVLTPTYNRAHKLPDLFESLLNQRNYDFNWLIIDDGSNDNTQEIVKSFKTDKFSITYVYKENGGKHTAHNEGIKLIKSELTMIVDSDDILTNDAIELVHENWLPFRNLDLCGVSFLKGYKNGNISGSRFPKDKFVGNFIDVRINRRDLTEKAEVWVTSVLRKYPFPVFKGETFVGEGSIWCTIAKEKNMLFVNKVIYIFEYEEDGLTKSGKNMRIRNPLGGMFAAKVVLSKEFNWLIRIKKMWLFICYGFFAKMSVFEMYKESPMKIFFLVNIPFGYLLYKYWDKKYNR, from the coding sequence ATGTCAGGGGAAATATTGGTAACTGTTTTAACTCCTACTTATAATAGGGCTCATAAGTTGCCCGATCTGTTTGAAAGTTTGTTAAACCAAAGAAATTATGATTTTAATTGGTTAATAATAGATGATGGAAGTAATGATAACACACAAGAAATTGTAAAAAGTTTTAAAACTGATAAATTTTCAATTACATATGTTTACAAAGAAAATGGCGGTAAACATACCGCTCATAATGAAGGAATAAAACTTATAAAATCAGAGCTTACCATGATCGTCGATAGCGATGATATATTAACAAATGATGCAATTGAGTTAGTTCATGAAAACTGGTTGCCATTTAGAAATCTAGATTTATGTGGTGTAAGTTTTTTGAAAGGTTATAAAAATGGGAACATAAGTGGAAGTAGGTTTCCAAAGGATAAATTCGTAGGAAACTTCATTGATGTAAGGATTAATAGAAGGGATCTTACCGAAAAAGCAGAAGTTTGGGTAACATCTGTATTGAGAAAATATCCTTTTCCAGTTTTTAAAGGTGAAACTTTTGTAGGGGAAGGTTCTATTTGGTGTACTATAGCAAAAGAAAAAAATATGTTATTTGTTAATAAGGTTATATATATTTTTGAATATGAAGAAGATGGACTTACAAAATCAGGTAAGAATATGAGGATAAGAAATCCTTTGGGAGGCATGTTTGCAGCAAAGGTTGTTTTATCAAAAGAATTTAATTGGCTTATAAGGATAAAAAAAATGTGGTTATTTATTTGCTATGGTTTTTTCGCAAAGATGAGTGTATTTGAAATGTACAAAGAATCCCCAATGAAAATATTTTTCTTAGTAAATATCCCATTTGGATACCTATTATATAAGTATTGGGATAAAAAGTATAATAGGTAA
- the galU gene encoding UTP--glucose-1-phosphate uridylyltransferase GalU: MKVKKAIIPAAGLGTRFLPATKAMPKEMLPIVDKPTIQYIVEEAIASGIEDIIIVTGKHKRSIEDHFDHAFELEDTLMKKGKMDMLDSVLQTSNVEIHYIRQKQPLGLGHAIWSARKFIGDEPFAVLLGDDIVEHSEPCLAQLMNQYEQTQNSIIGVQQVAEDQTNRYGIIDPISVDNKLIAVNKFVEKPALGTAPSNYAIMGRYVLTPEIFQFLEKHELGAGGEIQLTDAIQQLNEKQAVYAYEFEGRRFDVGEKFGFIETTIEFALQRPELKDQLLELFEKKLKEVKQKVN, encoded by the coding sequence ATGAAAGTGAAAAAGGCCATAATTCCAGCGGCAGGTCTCGGAACACGTTTCTTGCCAGCGACAAAAGCTATGCCGAAAGAGATGCTACCAATTGTTGATAAACCAACAATTCAATATATAGTTGAAGAAGCAATTGCTTCCGGAATAGAAGATATTATTATCGTTACCGGCAAACATAAACGCTCAATTGAAGACCACTTCGATCATGCATTCGAACTGGAAGACACTTTGATGAAAAAAGGAAAAATGGATATGCTCGATTCTGTGTTGCAAACATCAAATGTAGAAATCCATTACATCCGTCAAAAACAACCGCTTGGCCTTGGCCATGCCATCTGGTCGGCACGTAAGTTCATCGGTGACGAGCCGTTTGCAGTATTGCTTGGCGATGACATTGTAGAGCACTCTGAGCCATGCCTTGCTCAATTGATGAACCAGTATGAACAAACTCAAAACAGCATCATCGGTGTTCAGCAAGTAGCGGAAGATCAAACGAATCGCTATGGCATTATTGATCCAATTTCAGTGGATAATAAACTAATTGCTGTAAACAAATTTGTAGAGAAACCAGCACTTGGTACAGCACCGTCAAACTACGCTATCATGGGCCGTTATGTGTTAACTCCTGAAATCTTCCAATTCCTAGAGAAGCATGAACTCGGGGCTGGTGGAGAAATCCAGTTAACAGATGCTATCCAACAGCTTAACGAAAAACAAGCAGTCTATGCCTACGAATTTGAAGGTAGACGTTTTGATGTTGGAGAGAAGTTTGGCTTTATTGAAACGACGATTGAGTTTGCATTGCAACGTCCAGAATTGAAAGATCAATTGCTGGAGTTGTTTGAGAAGAAATTAAAAGAAGTTAAACAAAAAGTAAATTAA
- a CDS encoding glycosyltransferase family 2 protein, whose product MEKKMQNNLIPKISVIIPVFNTEKYLKTCINSVLNQEYDDFELILVNDGSSDGSGVICEEYSRTNSRVKTVHLSNGGAATARNVGIEKSKGEYIMFLDSDDFWIDGCLSEIAAKLSSHEEIDVMFLNYAIVKKDGSLTEFKGYKFDYLTRRDLLKYISLQNKVAVSACLKVINKKMFSEKKIYFKNGLLAEDIDWFFNLMRVADSFTTYNGDFYCYRILENSASRSISEKRIIDYLYILNTWVEIVNKEIDKEEQFYFYNMIGYEYEVLLATFFDYKKSVRVKYLSEIKSLIWILNYRKKPRSKMIKFLNKLVGFNNTCKILNYYLHNRKIN is encoded by the coding sequence TTGGAGAAAAAAATGCAAAATAATCTCATTCCAAAAATTTCAGTGATAATTCCGGTTTTCAATACAGAAAAATATTTAAAAACTTGCATAAATAGTGTCTTAAACCAAGAATACGATGATTTTGAGCTAATTTTAGTTAATGATGGATCATCTGATGGCAGCGGCGTAATATGTGAGGAATATTCAAGAACAAATTCTAGAGTAAAAACCGTTCATCTTAGTAATGGGGGAGCAGCAACAGCAAGAAATGTTGGTATAGAAAAATCTAAAGGTGAATACATTATGTTTTTAGATAGTGACGATTTTTGGATCGACGGATGCTTAAGTGAAATTGCAGCGAAATTATCTAGTCATGAAGAGATAGATGTAATGTTTTTAAATTATGCAATTGTTAAAAAAGATGGAAGCTTAACAGAATTTAAAGGGTATAAATTTGATTATCTTACAAGAAGAGATTTATTAAAATATATATCATTACAAAACAAAGTGGCAGTGAGTGCCTGCTTAAAAGTAATAAATAAAAAAATGTTTTCAGAAAAAAAAATATACTTTAAAAATGGTCTTCTAGCAGAGGATATAGATTGGTTTTTTAATTTGATGCGAGTAGCAGATAGTTTCACGACCTATAATGGAGATTTTTATTGTTATAGAATTTTAGAAAATTCAGCTTCTAGAAGTATTAGTGAAAAGAGAATTATTGACTATTTATACATATTAAATACTTGGGTTGAAATTGTTAATAAAGAAATAGACAAAGAAGAACAATTTTACTTCTATAATATGATTGGATATGAATATGAAGTTTTGCTCGCTACTTTTTTTGATTATAAAAAAAGCGTTCGAGTCAAGTATTTGTCAGAAATTAAAAGTCTTATTTGGATTTTGAATTATAGAAAAAAACCGCGTAGTAAAATGATAAAATTTTTAAATAAGTTGGTTGGATTTAATAATACATGTAAAATATTGAACTATTACTTGCATAATAGAAAAATCAATTAA
- a CDS encoding UDP-glucose dehydrogenase family protein, whose translation MFNISVAGTGYVGLVAGVCFAEMGHKVTCVDIDNTKVKLMQSGVSPIYEKNLEELMQKNYAAGRIDYTTDFKAAYKAADAVFIGVGTPENKDGSANLSFIATVARQIAENVEQDCLVVVKSTVPVGTNDKVEQFISDFLVNDVRVEVASNPEFLAQGSAVHDTLYAKRIVIGTESEWAENLLKDIYKPFNLPVVAVNRRSAEMIKYASNDFLALKISYMNDIANLCELVGADIQDVAEGMSFDDRIGSKFLNAGIGYGGSCFPKDTKALEYLATQNGYDLKTIKAAIDVNKDQKTLLYKKASKRLITLNGLKVAVLGLTFKPGTDDLREAPSLENVPLLLEQGADIYAYDPIGADNFAKVYPEGPNGKGNITYVTNAEAALQDANVCFIFTEWGEIRAVQPEAFKLLMRTPLVYDGRNLHEVEQMVDAGVEYHSVGRPSAKRVSREEARERELQSSKRG comes from the coding sequence ATGTTTAATATCTCAGTAGCTGGAACAGGCTATGTCGGATTAGTCGCTGGAGTCTGTTTTGCGGAAATGGGTCATAAAGTGACTTGCGTAGATATAGATAACACAAAAGTAAAACTTATGCAATCTGGTGTATCACCAATTTATGAGAAAAATTTAGAAGAACTAATGCAAAAAAATTACGCTGCTGGAAGAATCGATTACACTACAGACTTCAAAGCTGCTTATAAAGCTGCTGATGCAGTATTTATTGGCGTCGGCACTCCAGAAAATAAAGACGGTTCTGCAAATCTTTCTTTCATAGCGACAGTAGCAAGACAAATTGCTGAAAATGTTGAGCAAGATTGTTTAGTAGTTGTTAAGTCAACTGTTCCTGTAGGTACAAATGATAAAGTTGAGCAGTTTATCAGTGATTTCTTAGTTAACGATGTACGTGTTGAAGTTGCATCAAATCCTGAGTTTTTGGCTCAAGGATCCGCCGTTCATGACACGCTGTATGCTAAACGAATTGTTATTGGAACTGAAAGCGAATGGGCAGAGAACTTGCTTAAAGACATCTATAAACCATTTAACTTGCCCGTTGTTGCTGTAAACAGACGTTCAGCAGAGATGATTAAATATGCTTCAAATGACTTCCTGGCATTAAAAATCTCATATATGAATGATATTGCAAATCTTTGTGAGTTAGTAGGGGCGGATATTCAAGATGTTGCAGAAGGCATGAGCTTCGATGACCGTATCGGAAGTAAGTTCTTGAACGCGGGAATTGGCTATGGTGGATCTTGTTTTCCTAAAGACACAAAAGCCCTTGAATATCTGGCTACTCAAAATGGCTATGATTTAAAAACGATTAAAGCAGCTATTGATGTCAATAAAGACCAAAAGACACTTCTTTATAAAAAAGCCAGTAAACGCCTTATCACTTTGAACGGTTTGAAAGTAGCAGTTTTAGGATTGACATTCAAACCCGGAACTGACGATTTGAGAGAAGCTCCTTCTCTTGAAAACGTTCCATTGCTATTGGAACAAGGTGCAGACATCTATGCGTACGATCCGATTGGTGCGGATAACTTTGCTAAGGTATATCCAGAAGGGCCGAATGGCAAAGGAAATATCACATATGTAACGAACGCTGAAGCTGCGCTACAAGATGCGAATGTATGCTTTATCTTTACTGAGTGGGGCGAAATAAGGGCTGTTCAACCAGAGGCATTTAAGCTATTGATGCGGACACCGTTAGTTTACGATGGACGAAATTTACATGAAGTAGAACAAATGGTAGATGCAGGTGTTGAGTATCACTCAGTTGGACGTCCATCAGCTAAGAGAGTGAGTCGTGAGGAGGCGAGAGAACGTGAACTACAATCCTCTAAACGTGGATAA
- a CDS encoding GDP-mannose 4,6-dehydratase, with protein MNYNPLNVDKTYLITGAAGFIGHYLSKRLLDKGCKVIGLDNMNDYYDVKLKEQRLEILAPYRNFTFLKSDISNKEALMQIFDEYKPEIVINLAAQAGVRYSIENPDAYIQSNIIGFYNILEACRHYPVEHLLYASSSSVYGANKKVPFEETDFVDQPVSLYASTKKSNELMAHTYSHLYKFPSTGLRFFTVYGPMGRPDMAYFGFTDKFFNGEEIKIYNNGDFDNDLYRDFTYIDDIVEGIERLLSNPPSADDQVAHKVFNIGNNNPEKLMTFIGALEKALSNTLGESAEFKKKFEPIKPGDVPATYASTDQLQKAVGFKPTTSIEEGLQKFVDWYCQYYDVKKTKV; from the coding sequence GTGAACTACAATCCTCTAAACGTGGATAAGACTTATCTGATCACAGGTGCTGCTGGGTTTATTGGCCACTATTTATCCAAGCGGTTACTTGATAAAGGCTGCAAAGTAATCGGTCTGGATAATATGAATGATTATTACGATGTGAAATTGAAAGAACAGCGTCTTGAAATATTGGCTCCTTATAGGAATTTTACTTTTTTAAAGAGTGACATTTCTAATAAAGAGGCACTAATGCAGATTTTCGATGAATACAAGCCGGAGATTGTCATTAATTTAGCTGCTCAAGCAGGTGTAAGATACTCCATTGAAAATCCTGATGCTTATATTCAAAGTAATATTATTGGCTTTTATAACATCCTTGAGGCTTGCAGGCACTACCCAGTAGAACATTTACTATATGCTTCTTCAAGCTCCGTTTATGGCGCTAATAAAAAGGTGCCTTTCGAGGAAACTGATTTTGTTGATCAACCGGTTTCGCTGTATGCTTCAACTAAGAAATCAAATGAACTCATGGCTCACACGTATAGCCACCTTTATAAATTCCCATCTACTGGGCTAAGGTTCTTTACTGTTTATGGACCAATGGGTAGACCTGATATGGCATATTTCGGGTTTACCGATAAGTTCTTTAATGGGGAAGAAATAAAAATCTACAATAACGGTGATTTTGATAATGATTTGTACCGTGACTTCACTTACATTGATGATATTGTAGAGGGGATTGAACGCCTTCTTTCTAACCCACCATCTGCAGATGATCAAGTAGCGCACAAAGTATTCAATATCGGTAACAACAATCCTGAGAAACTGATGACGTTTATCGGGGCGTTAGAAAAGGCGTTAAGTAATACACTTGGTGAAAGCGCTGAGTTCAAAAAGAAATTCGAACCGATTAAACCTGGGGATGTACCTGCTACGTATGCATCCACCGATCAATTGCAAAAAGCAGTCGGATTTAAACCGACTACATCGATTGAAGAAGGATTACAAAAGTTTGTAGATTGGTACTGCCAATACTATGATGTGAAAAAGACAAAAGTATAA
- a CDS encoding glycosyltransferase family 4 protein, with translation MKKKVLLLGNHGFVIYNFRKELIQRLLKDDYEVYISLPYDEKVDLMISWGCKFVETNVDRRGTNPATDLRLVGHYVKILRDIKPDVVLTYTIKPNLYGGIACRMLNIPCINNITGLGSGFSGNPTLKFLLSSLYKVGLKKSKCVFFQNIEDMNSLVQKNIVKGPYELIPGSGVNLNEYKFIEFPPEDNLNFIFIGRIMKDKGIDQYLEAAREVKIMYPKVNFNVIGFIEKSQSQYNELIDKYVEEGYINYLGYQSDVKPYIQASSCLIQPSHGGEGLSNVLLETAATGRALIASNIPGCRETIEEGVNGYTFKKKNTQSLVNKIEQFINLSYAEKKEMGNKSRMKMEKKFSRDVVVNAYMKEIENAKEITSELQKANS, from the coding sequence ATGAAAAAAAAGGTATTATTATTAGGGAATCATGGGTTTGTAATATATAATTTTCGTAAAGAATTAATTCAAAGGTTATTAAAAGATGACTATGAAGTGTATATCTCTCTTCCTTACGACGAAAAAGTTGATTTAATGATTAGTTGGGGATGTAAGTTTGTCGAAACAAATGTAGATAGGAGAGGAACAAATCCAGCAACAGATTTGAGGTTAGTTGGTCATTACGTAAAAATATTAAGAGACATAAAACCAGATGTAGTACTTACATATACTATAAAGCCTAATTTATACGGTGGTATAGCCTGCAGAATGTTAAATATTCCTTGCATAAACAATATCACAGGCTTAGGAAGTGGCTTTAGCGGTAACCCGACCTTAAAGTTTTTATTATCAAGTTTATATAAAGTGGGATTAAAGAAATCAAAATGTGTTTTCTTCCAAAATATTGAAGACATGAATAGCTTGGTACAGAAAAATATTGTTAAAGGGCCTTATGAATTAATACCTGGCTCAGGAGTGAATTTAAATGAATATAAGTTTATAGAATTCCCGCCAGAAGATAATTTAAACTTTATTTTTATAGGTCGAATAATGAAAGATAAAGGAATAGATCAGTATTTAGAAGCAGCAAGAGAAGTGAAAATAATGTATCCTAAGGTCAATTTTAATGTAATTGGTTTTATTGAAAAATCTCAGTCGCAATATAATGAATTAATTGATAAATATGTTGAAGAAGGTTATATAAATTATTTGGGTTATCAATCTGATGTGAAACCATATATTCAAGCATCAAGTTGTTTGATTCAACCTTCTCATGGTGGGGAAGGGTTATCGAATGTATTATTAGAGACTGCTGCTACCGGCAGAGCTTTGATTGCCTCAAATATACCAGGTTGCAGAGAGACTATTGAAGAAGGGGTAAACGGATATACTTTTAAGAAGAAAAATACACAGAGCTTGGTGAATAAGATAGAGCAGTTTATAAACTTGTCTTATGCAGAAAAAAAAGAGATGGGTAATAAATCAAGGATGAAAATGGAAAAAAAATTCAGTAGAGATGTTGTAGTGAATGCATATATGAAAGAAATAGAAAATGCGAAGGAGATTACAAGTGAACTACAAAAAGCTAATTCCTAA